AAGTGGCTAAACTTTGGTTGGAAGCTACAACCGAAACATTACCAGAAATTGGTGATTTAGCTGGTTACAGAAGTGATTTCTTAAATTTATTCGGATTCGAAGTTCCTGGTGTTGATTACAACGCAGACACTAACGAAGTTGTTGAGATTGAAAGTATCAAATAATATATTTTTACTTAGTAAAACGAAAAACCATCAGCCAAAAGTTGATGGTTTTTTTGTGAATATACCATATCTTTGTTAAAATTTTAAAACAATAAAAATATACCCTTTAATAACGCACATTCTGCTATGATTTTTTCTTTAATTATACCCGTGTATAATCGTCCTGATGAAGTTGATGAGCTTTTGGAAAGTCTCTCAAAATCTGATTATAATGAAGCTTTTGAAATTGTTCTTGTCGAAGATGGATCTTCTATTCCATGTCGGGATGTGGTGATGAATTATCAAGGAAAATTAAATATATCATATTATTTCAAAGAAAACTCAGGTCCTGGAGATTCTAGAAATTTTGGGATGCAGAGAGCTAGAGGTGATTATTTTATCATTTTCGATTCAGATTGCATTATTCCATCGCAATATCTGACTGAAGTTCGTAAAGAATTAGATGCAAATTATGTGGACTGTTTTGGAGGTCCGGATAAAGCATTAGACAGCTTTTCTGATATTCAAAAAGCCATCAATTTTGCTATGACTTCTTTCTTGACGACAGGTGGAATTAGAGGTGGTTCGGAGAAGATAAACAAGTTTCAACCACGTAGTTTTAATATGGGTATTTCTAAGAAAGCTTTTGAGGCATCAAAAGGATTTGGAAACATTCATCCGGGGGAAGATCCAGATTTATCGATTCGTTTGTGGAATTT
The Flavobacterium humidisoli DNA segment above includes these coding regions:
- a CDS encoding glycosyltransferase: MIFSLIIPVYNRPDEVDELLESLSKSDYNEAFEIVLVEDGSSIPCRDVVMNYQGKLNISYYFKENSGPGDSRNFGMQRARGDYFIIFDSDCIIPSQYLTEVRKELDANYVDCFGGPDKALDSFSDIQKAINFAMTSFLTTGGIRGGSEKINKFQPRSFNMGISKKAFEASKGFGNIHPGEDPDLSIRLWNLGFETRLFKEAYVYHKRRIDWEKFSIQVNKFGIARPILNSWYPEHNKLTFFFPTLFILGLLLAFLLLIFNIDILLQLYFVYFVIIFLTASIQNKSIKIGYLSVIAVWKQFFGYGTGFLKSYIKVILLKKKPQEAFPRMFFKL